The following are encoded in a window of bacterium genomic DNA:
- a CDS encoding DNA adenine methylase → MRNLSLWDEKSSGEILNKDHADSESSVNGIVNVASVRKLSPFRYPGGKTWLVPEVRAWLRQLPFRPVKFIEPFAGGAIVALTAVFENLVDHAVLCECDEQVAALWQLVFSDGEWLADKILSFEMNRQNVEEALAKNATLRDRGFRTLILNRVHRGGILAPGASMMKDGENGKGLASRWYPATLAKRILEICHHRERFTFVKGDAFPVLLQYGKACNNAFFVDPPYTIGGKRAGSRLYLHNQIDHDLLFRLLSKVKGKFLATYDDAPEVEALSRKYGFSVRKVLMKNTHHQRQFELLITRG, encoded by the coding sequence ATGAGAAATCTTAGTTTATGGGATGAGAAATCATCTGGAGAAATTCTCAACAAAGACCATGCCGATTCCGAATCTTCAGTAAATGGGATTGTTAATGTTGCCAGCGTTCGCAAACTCAGCCCATTTCGATATCCGGGTGGTAAGACGTGGTTGGTGCCAGAGGTGCGAGCCTGGCTTAGGCAACTGCCATTCCGACCAGTGAAATTTATCGAGCCTTTCGCTGGCGGAGCGATCGTAGCTTTGACAGCAGTCTTTGAGAATCTGGTTGATCATGCAGTGCTTTGTGAATGTGACGAACAAGTGGCGGCGTTGTGGCAACTTGTTTTTTCTGACGGAGAATGGCTAGCGGACAAGATCCTTTCGTTTGAAATGAATCGTCAAAATGTAGAAGAAGCGCTCGCAAAAAATGCGACGCTACGCGATCGAGGATTTAGGACTCTCATACTAAATCGCGTCCATCGTGGTGGCATTTTAGCACCCGGAGCCAGCATGATGAAAGATGGCGAAAACGGAAAAGGCTTGGCTTCAAGATGGTATCCGGCAACTCTTGCAAAGCGCATTTTGGAGATCTGTCACCATAGGGAACGATTTACGTTTGTTAAGGGGGATGCCTTTCCTGTTCTGCTCCAGTATGGAAAGGCGTGCAATAATGCTTTCTTTGTAGATCCACCCTACACAATTGGAGGAAAGCGTGCTGGAAGTCGATTGTATCTCCACAACCAGATCGATCACGATTTACTTTTCAGATTGCTCTCAAAAGTCAAAGGAAAGTTTCTTGCTACGTACGATGATGCTCCCGAGGTTGAGGCCCTCTCTAGAAAATATGGCTTTTCAGTTCGAAAAGTATTGATGAAGAACACCCATCACCAACGCCAGTTTGAGCTACTGATTACTCGGGGATGA